A genomic segment from Lignipirellula cremea encodes:
- the queG gene encoding tRNA epoxyqueuosine(34) reductase QueG: MNDPATITALLRAEAARLGFDLAGVCRAEAPPLERFRQWCEAGYAGQMHYLPDRWEAYQSPQSVLDGAQSMLVLTMNYSSAPAPDLLPGQGRVSRYAYGECDYHDLIHTALKQLKRYYLSLAPAGQVRGVVDTAPLLERDLAQLAGLGWRGKNTLLLNKRRGSQFFLAVLLCDEELAYDEPHQAAHCGECRACLDACPTNAFPAPYLLDATRCISYLTIELKGPIPEPLRAGIGDWMFGCDVCQDVCPWNRHAVAPALAELLPRDDLNPVNLTELFTLDDEAFRQRFRRTPLWRTKREGLLRNAAIVLGNRPGAHALAPLTRGLHDASAVVRGASAWALGQQSSPAARQLLQDQAAMETDDAVLAEIRQALAAE; the protein is encoded by the coding sequence ATGAATGATCCGGCTACGATCACCGCCTTGCTGCGAGCCGAGGCGGCCCGCCTGGGGTTTGATCTGGCCGGCGTGTGCCGGGCGGAGGCGCCGCCGCTGGAGCGATTCCGCCAATGGTGCGAGGCCGGTTATGCAGGGCAGATGCACTACCTGCCCGATCGCTGGGAAGCGTACCAGAGCCCGCAGTCCGTACTGGACGGCGCGCAAAGCATGCTGGTGCTGACGATGAATTATTCTTCCGCGCCGGCGCCCGACCTGCTGCCGGGACAGGGACGCGTCTCGCGTTATGCGTACGGCGAATGCGACTACCACGATCTGATCCATACGGCGCTCAAGCAGCTGAAACGCTACTATCTTTCCTTGGCTCCCGCCGGCCAGGTGCGGGGCGTGGTTGATACGGCGCCGTTGCTGGAGCGGGATCTGGCGCAGCTGGCGGGGCTTGGCTGGCGCGGCAAGAATACGTTGCTGCTGAACAAGCGACGGGGCAGCCAGTTCTTTCTGGCCGTGCTGCTGTGCGACGAGGAACTGGCGTATGACGAACCGCATCAGGCGGCCCACTGCGGTGAGTGCCGGGCCTGCCTGGACGCCTGTCCGACGAACGCCTTTCCGGCGCCGTATCTGCTCGACGCCACCCGCTGCATCAGCTATCTCACGATCGAACTCAAAGGACCGATCCCAGAGCCATTGCGGGCGGGGATCGGCGACTGGATGTTTGGCTGCGACGTGTGCCAGGACGTTTGCCCCTGGAACCGCCACGCCGTCGCCCCGGCTTTGGCGGAGCTGTTGCCGCGGGACGACTTGAATCCAGTCAACCTGACCGAGTTGTTCACGTTAGACGACGAAGCCTTTCGTCAGCGCTTTCGTCGCACGCCGCTGTGGCGAACCAAACGAGAAGGGCTGCTGCGGAACGCGGCGATCGTGCTGGGCAACCGTCCCGGCGCGCACGCATTGGCTCCTTTAACGCGGGGGCTGCATGATGCGTCCGCCGTAGTCCGCGGAGCCAGCGCCTGGGCGCTGGGGCAGCAGTCGTCGCCCGCCGCTCGGCAACTCCTGCAGGACCAGGCCGCGATGGAAACCGACGACGCAGTCCTTGCCGAGATCCGCCAGGCTCTGGCTGCGGAATAG
- a CDS encoding tetratricopeptide repeat protein — MEKKPQTRLSVWVALATRRVVRALAAADPSLRTCGAAWIFCGLLAISGCATFRNQSATENVVSARQKSLEGLEALQRDDWEKAETLFAESVKLSPVDERARAQYAQSLWRRGQEAEALAQMEEAVRLSGRSAELLVELGEMRLARNNLVAARTAAVSALEVNRRLPQAWALRGGINRQLGKLDLALADYHRALAYQPHYPEVQLAAAEIYQEQDRPERRLATLQGLVDQYPPGKAPAKAMYAQGLAYKALQRYDAASVSLLAAVERGDSSAELYYHLSESQFLAGDPANARLAIFQALSRDPNNQEAITLQALIETRRAQMTQQR; from the coding sequence GTGGAAAAAAAACCGCAAACTCGCCTGTCTGTCTGGGTCGCTCTGGCGACGCGGCGAGTCGTGCGCGCCCTCGCAGCGGCCGACCCGTCCCTCAGAACATGCGGGGCGGCGTGGATCTTTTGCGGCCTGCTGGCGATCAGCGGATGCGCCACATTCCGCAACCAGTCGGCGACGGAAAATGTGGTCTCCGCCCGGCAGAAATCGCTGGAGGGACTAGAAGCCTTGCAGCGCGACGATTGGGAAAAAGCCGAAACGCTCTTCGCCGAGTCCGTCAAGCTGAGCCCCGTCGACGAACGGGCCAGGGCGCAATACGCCCAGAGCCTGTGGCGCCGCGGTCAGGAAGCAGAAGCGCTCGCGCAGATGGAAGAAGCGGTGCGACTGTCGGGTCGCTCGGCGGAGTTGCTGGTGGAACTGGGCGAAATGCGGCTGGCCCGTAACAACCTGGTCGCCGCTCGCACGGCAGCCGTTTCCGCCCTGGAGGTCAACCGCCGACTGCCGCAAGCCTGGGCGCTCCGCGGCGGCATTAACCGCCAGCTGGGCAAGCTCGACCTGGCGCTGGCCGATTACCACAGGGCGCTTGCTTACCAGCCGCACTACCCGGAAGTGCAACTGGCGGCGGCTGAGATTTACCAGGAACAGGATCGACCCGAACGCCGTCTGGCGACGCTGCAGGGACTGGTCGACCAGTATCCGCCCGGCAAAGCTCCCGCCAAGGCGATGTACGCCCAGGGCCTGGCCTACAAAGCGCTCCAGCGATACGACGCGGCTTCGGTCTCCCTGCTGGCGGCGGTGGAACGGGGCGATTCGTCGGCGGAGCTGTACTACCATCTCAGCGAGTCGCAGTTCCTGGCCGGCGATCCGGCCAACGCCCGGCTGGCGATCTTTCAGGCCCTCTCCCGCGATCCCAACAACCAGGAAGCGATCACCCTGCAGGCCCTCATCGAGACGCGCCGCGCCCAGATGACCCAGCAGCGATAA
- a CDS encoding PfkB family carbohydrate kinase: MNATPDDADVPRPVVVGLGEILWDVFPSGPRFGGAPANFACSAAGLGKNQLKVYVASGVGRDPLGEAALNALQEKSVAVTCVQQGERPTGQVQVELDEKGHATYEFAADAAWDHLRWTADWASLAGLTDIVCFGTLGQRDSVSRQTIRRFVAATPSRALRIFDINLRPPFFSDEVILESLELANVLKLNDDELPQLARLCGLSGSPVELLRAIAERYQLRAAALTQGGDGALLIRGDEISQQPVETTTVVDTVGAGDAFTAALALGLFQQRDLAEVNALGCKVAAFVCSQAGATPVFPAALAAFHRA; this comes from the coding sequence ATGAATGCCACGCCCGATGATGCTGACGTCCCCCGCCCGGTTGTGGTGGGGCTGGGAGAAATTCTCTGGGACGTCTTCCCCAGCGGTCCTCGTTTTGGCGGGGCCCCCGCCAATTTTGCCTGCAGTGCGGCCGGTCTGGGGAAGAACCAGCTCAAGGTATACGTTGCCAGCGGCGTCGGCCGGGATCCGCTGGGAGAAGCCGCCCTGAACGCCCTGCAGGAGAAGTCCGTCGCCGTCACCTGCGTGCAGCAAGGAGAACGCCCGACCGGCCAGGTCCAGGTGGAACTGGATGAGAAGGGGCATGCGACCTATGAATTCGCGGCCGACGCCGCCTGGGATCATCTCCGCTGGACGGCCGACTGGGCGAGTCTGGCCGGGCTGACCGATATCGTCTGCTTTGGCACGCTGGGCCAGCGCGACAGTGTCTCCCGGCAAACCATTCGTCGCTTCGTGGCGGCCACGCCGAGCCGGGCCTTGCGCATCTTCGACATCAATTTGCGCCCTCCGTTCTTTTCCGACGAGGTGATTCTGGAGTCGCTGGAACTGGCGAATGTACTCAAGCTGAACGACGACGAGCTTCCCCAACTGGCTCGCCTGTGCGGGCTGTCCGGCTCGCCGGTCGAACTGCTGCGGGCGATCGCCGAACGTTACCAACTGCGGGCCGCCGCGCTGACCCAGGGGGGCGATGGGGCCCTGCTGATCCGTGGCGACGAGATCAGCCAGCAACCGGTCGAGACGACCACCGTGGTCGATACGGTCGGAGCGGGCGACGCGTTTACTGCGGCCCTGGCGCTGGGTCTGTTCCAGCAGCGCGACCTGGCCGAGGTGAATGCCCTGGGCTGCAAAGTGGCCGCTTTCGTTTGCTCCCAGGCCGGCGCCACCCCGGTTTTTCCGGCCGCTCTGGCAGCGTTTCATCGCGCCTGA
- a CDS encoding lysophospholipid acyltransferase family protein, with product MIKRTIDYFAYLVVRGVICVIQALPLDTCAYGSQMLAVLAHDILRIRRKVTKENLRLAFPDWTEEQRRGCVREMWAHLFLMICEIAHAPRKLHESNFRKHVQFHRKSDMIRYMLDVRPSLLVLGHFGNFEAAGFIAGLLGIPTFTIARDLDNPYLHKFINDFRSMKGQFMLPKEGSTGRIQEVIDDGGNLALLGDQSAGPKGCWVDFFGKPASCYKSLAVLTLVGGAPLVVMYCRRLRKPLHFEIGVQGIVDPADLPADITGVRELTQWYNHMLEDMIREAPGQYWWLHRRWKGEPPKRQRREKRIDLPAASGKKAA from the coding sequence ATGATCAAACGGACGATCGACTACTTTGCTTACCTGGTGGTCCGGGGTGTGATCTGCGTGATCCAGGCGTTGCCGCTGGATACGTGCGCGTACGGCTCCCAGATGCTGGCTGTGCTGGCGCACGATATTCTTCGCATTCGCCGCAAGGTCACCAAGGAGAACCTGCGTCTGGCCTTTCCGGACTGGACCGAAGAGCAGCGACGCGGTTGCGTGCGAGAGATGTGGGCGCACCTGTTTTTGATGATTTGCGAAATCGCCCATGCGCCGCGGAAGCTGCACGAGTCGAACTTTCGCAAGCATGTGCAATTTCATCGAAAATCCGACATGATTCGCTACATGCTGGACGTCCGTCCCAGCCTTTTAGTGCTGGGACACTTTGGCAATTTCGAGGCGGCTGGCTTTATCGCGGGTCTGCTGGGAATTCCCACGTTTACCATCGCCCGCGACCTGGACAATCCGTATCTTCATAAGTTCATCAACGACTTTCGCAGCATGAAGGGCCAGTTCATGCTGCCCAAAGAAGGCAGCACCGGCCGGATCCAGGAAGTCATCGACGATGGCGGTAATCTCGCGTTGCTGGGCGATCAAAGCGCCGGCCCCAAGGGCTGCTGGGTCGATTTCTTCGGCAAGCCCGCTTCCTGCTACAAGTCGCTAGCCGTGCTGACGCTGGTTGGCGGGGCGCCGCTGGTCGTGATGTACTGCCGCCGTTTACGCAAGCCGCTGCACTTTGAAATCGGCGTGCAAGGAATTGTGGACCCGGCCGATCTGCCGGCGGATATCACCGGCGTGCGCGAGCTGACGCAGTGGTATAACCACATGCTCGAGGATATGATCCGCGAGGCGCCGGGCCAGTACTGGTGGCTGCATCGCCGCTGGAAAGGCGAACCGCCCAAGCGACAGCGTCGCGAAAAACGGATCGATCTGCCCGCCGCCTCCGGCAAAAAAGCGGCCTGA